One Anaerolineae bacterium DNA segment encodes these proteins:
- a CDS encoding molybdopterin-dependent oxidoreductase has translation MEIRVTINGEARTLTVYPWERLLHVLRRAGYKSVKFGDELGMSGASTVLLDGKPVDSAVMLAAQADGHRITTVEGLGTPDRLHPLQQAFIETGAIQSGYNTPAQILVAKALLDENPNPTEAEVREALAGVLDRETGYVKPVQAVLRAAAMMRGEPLEPFAPLERAIPIHAEFFDHPHDENLPDSDGPAVQTRTRRPLVVTPPEVRPRSVVGKAEPKVDALKLALGRPVFTDDFEMRGMLYAALLTSPHAHARIRDIDTSAAEALPGVHAVLTYKNVPRVKYASGGQTYPNPPPHDQVSLDNKVRHVGDRVAVVAAETPEIAREALKLIRVDYEVLPAVFDPEAAMQPGAPVIHDEEDTVGIHDRTRNIVHHIEAAVGDAEAQWAKADRVFEGEYRVHQVQQAHIEPHVCITYWDEDQRLVVRTSTQVPFHVRRMLAPLIGLPVKRIRVIKPRIGGGFGGKQEMLIEDLCAHLTIATGRPVRLEYTREQEFTSARSRHPQILRFKTGVTNDGEVVAAELYLIGNTGAYGTHGLTVQMVSGFRALTTYNAPYSRFVCDVVYTNIPTPGAYRGYGAPQALFALEVHMEEIAEALGMDVVEFKRKNWIKVGDVMVMSRALGEGREGFEQVVRSSALAEAVEIGLRAVQWERKRGRPGDGPVKRGIGMAVAMHGSGIAGLDMGAATIKINDDGSFNLLVGATDLGTGSDTVLAQIAAEVLGVPLEDIIIYSSDTDFTPFDTGAYASSTTYISGGAVYKAAMEVRRQILEHAAQHFLPGTRLDDLDLLDRHVVAPDGRQVSLETVALHSLHQADQKQIMASASHMSYESPPPFAAQFAEVLVDTETGQVTVERLLMVVDCGVAINPITASGQVEGGMTQALGYAHCEEMAYTDTGRVINTRFGDYHIYQANEMPDLQVIFVETYEPTGPFGAKAVAEIPKDGVAPALASAIHDATGVWIRELPFTPERVWRALRAAGRG, from the coding sequence ATGGAAATCAGGGTGACAATTAACGGCGAAGCGAGAACGCTCACGGTTTACCCGTGGGAGCGGTTGCTTCATGTCCTGCGCCGGGCCGGATACAAGAGCGTCAAATTTGGCGATGAACTGGGTATGAGCGGGGCGTCTACGGTATTGCTGGATGGCAAGCCGGTTGACAGCGCCGTGATGCTGGCTGCCCAGGCGGATGGCCATCGGATCACGACTGTTGAAGGGTTGGGGACGCCGGATCGCCTCCACCCGTTGCAGCAGGCCTTCATCGAGACTGGCGCGATCCAGTCGGGCTACAATACGCCGGCGCAAATTCTGGTGGCCAAGGCCCTGCTGGACGAGAACCCCAACCCGACCGAGGCTGAAGTGCGCGAGGCGTTGGCGGGCGTGCTGGATCGCGAGACGGGGTATGTCAAGCCGGTGCAGGCGGTACTGCGAGCCGCCGCTATGATGCGTGGCGAGCCGCTTGAACCCTTTGCGCCGCTGGAACGGGCGATCCCCATTCACGCCGAATTCTTCGATCATCCCCATGATGAAAACTTGCCGGATAGCGATGGCCCTGCCGTGCAGACACGCACCCGCCGACCGCTGGTCGTCACGCCTCCGGAAGTCAGACCGCGCAGCGTAGTCGGTAAGGCTGAGCCAAAAGTGGATGCGCTCAAGCTGGCGCTGGGCCGCCCGGTGTTCACCGACGACTTCGAGATGCGCGGCATGCTCTATGCAGCGTTGCTGACCAGCCCGCACGCCCATGCCCGGATCAGGGATATTGACACGTCGGCGGCGGAAGCGCTCCCCGGTGTCCACGCTGTGCTGACCTACAAGAATGTGCCACGGGTGAAGTATGCCAGCGGCGGCCAGACGTATCCCAATCCACCGCCGCATGACCAGGTCAGCCTGGACAACAAGGTGCGGCATGTGGGGGATCGGGTGGCGGTTGTAGCCGCTGAGACTCCGGAGATTGCCCGGGAGGCGCTCAAGCTTATCAGGGTGGATTATGAGGTGTTGCCCGCCGTCTTTGATCCTGAAGCGGCGATGCAGCCCGGCGCGCCGGTGATCCACGACGAAGAAGACACAGTCGGGATTCACGATCGGACGCGCAATATTGTCCACCACATCGAGGCGGCGGTAGGGGACGCGGAGGCGCAATGGGCAAAAGCGGATCGCGTTTTTGAGGGCGAGTATCGTGTGCATCAGGTGCAGCAGGCGCATATTGAGCCGCACGTGTGCATCACGTACTGGGATGAAGACCAACGGCTGGTGGTGCGCACCAGCACGCAGGTGCCGTTCCATGTGCGGCGAATGCTTGCGCCGCTGATCGGCCTGCCGGTGAAGCGCATCCGGGTGATCAAGCCACGCATCGGTGGCGGCTTTGGCGGCAAGCAGGAGATGCTGATCGAGGACCTGTGCGCCCATCTGACCATCGCCACCGGGCGACCGGTTCGGCTGGAGTACACGCGCGAACAGGAGTTCACCAGCGCCCGTAGCCGTCACCCGCAGATTCTGCGTTTCAAGACAGGCGTGACCAATGACGGCGAGGTTGTGGCCGCTGAACTCTACCTGATCGGTAATACCGGCGCTTACGGCACACATGGCCTGACGGTACAGATGGTCAGCGGGTTCCGGGCGTTGACGACCTACAACGCACCGTACAGCCGCTTTGTGTGCGATGTGGTGTATACCAACATCCCTACGCCCGGCGCATACCGGGGGTATGGCGCTCCACAGGCGCTGTTCGCCTTAGAAGTTCACATGGAGGAAATCGCCGAGGCGCTGGGCATGGACGTCGTCGAGTTCAAGCGCAAGAACTGGATCAAGGTCGGCGATGTGATGGTGATGTCCAGGGCGCTGGGCGAAGGCCGGGAAGGGTTTGAACAGGTCGTCCGGAGTAGCGCCCTGGCAGAAGCAGTGGAGATCGGTCTGCGGGCCGTGCAATGGGAGCGGAAGCGAGGCCGGCCCGGTGATGGACCGGTCAAACGGGGAATCGGCATGGCAGTGGCCATGCATGGCTCCGGGATTGCTGGCCTGGATATGGGCGCGGCGACGATCAAGATCAACGATGATGGTTCGTTCAACCTGCTGGTTGGCGCGACCGACCTCGGCACTGGCTCCGATACGGTGCTGGCCCAGATCGCAGCGGAAGTGCTGGGTGTGCCGCTGGAGGACATCATCATCTATTCCTCGGATACCGATTTCACGCCGTTTGACACTGGCGCTTATGCCAGCAGCACCACGTATATCAGCGGTGGCGCAGTTTACAAAGCGGCGATGGAGGTGCGCCGGCAAATACTGGAGCACGCAGCGCAGCACTTCCTGCCGGGTACCCGTCTGGACGATCTCGACCTCCTCGATCGACATGTTGTGGCGCCCGATGGCCGCCAGGTGTCGCTGGAGACTGTGGCCCTGCACAGCCTGCACCAGGCGGATCAGAAGCAGATCATGGCTTCAGCCTCGCACATGAGTTACGAAAGCCCGCCGCCTTTTGCCGCGCAATTCGCCGAGGTGCTGGTCGATACCGAGACGGGCCAGGTTACGGTTGAGCGATTGCTGATGGTGGTTGATTGCGGCGTGGCGATCAACCCGATCACTGCATCGGGGCAGGTCGAGGGCGGGATGACCCAGGCGCTGGGGTATGCCCATTGCGAGGAAATGGCCTATACCGATACAGGACGGGTCATCAACACGCGCTTCGGGGATTATCACATCTATCAGGCCAACGAGATGCCTGATCTGCAGGTGATCTTCGTCGAGACCTACGAGCCAACGGGACCGTTCGGTGCAAAGGCGGTGGCGGAAATCCCCAAGGATGGCGTCGCGCCGGCGCTGGCCAGTGCCATCCATGATGCCACTGGCGTATGGATTCGTGAGTTGCCATTCACGCCAGAACGCGTGTGGCGCGCGCTTAGAGCCGCCGGGCGGGGGTAG
- a CDS encoding SH3 domain-containing protein produces the protein MDDLNRLIAELRARIERLPANADQAEITTLESEARRLLAAARNTPFEAEAQALFGLLARRTAAASGQSPVDDGAIRGLLRRARIRIELAGDEDDIDDAIDILAQALDRDPHHPETYDLLRQAAAHSGMLAMKVRDLLDRYGLDIDLSLPEPPVEPPLPPPVKQIEELPVVKRGGEPSAMASPVPAASGGSDVTALISQMTQIYYAGDYQQAVEYANRVLELQPDNPTALEYRQKAEDNILRGIVPDHRIPFDARVAYNRANSLVRAGNYEEAERLYREARDLAEAAGIPSWKDAETALLEIQDLALSRELQNEGDRLMAADDWPEAIRKYEGSLRVVPNDPVAQDRLERARYVMSQYEQAQAQLAGMSGSLVERAQTLQQVIGKLAMLRQQLPGSTRLASLMQEANSRLLAIKAQLGEQARGALGRAESTMALDERLRMTSEAVKALQAASELDPSDQSITAQLQEARQDEARMQEARTLIERAAALTAQNVDAELSQARTMLASLGRFSQDSRYRQVVNDLMERFIDRVEGAIMQNDVAAAERWLGVLKDEPFRVLGRRTDLLRLETAVRSMRQRRSLRTALGILAGGIIGIILLLISRPVWEPTVQAIVNPPTATPTFTPTMTFTPSATPTPTVTPSPTLTPSPTITPSWTVTPSLTPTHTNTPTHTYTPTMTYTPSDTPTPSDTPTITLTPSITLTPSNTPPPPVLCRVFVQREGGVNIRSQPNLNRSRIITVALQGTAMNVIQQTRGDDDRVWFLVDINLDGALVQGWVLRELVVELTECPPTL, from the coding sequence ATGGACGATCTGAACCGGCTAATCGCTGAATTACGGGCGCGGATTGAGCGGCTTCCGGCAAATGCTGATCAGGCGGAGATCACCACTCTGGAGAGTGAGGCGCGTCGCCTGCTGGCGGCAGCCAGGAATACCCCCTTTGAGGCTGAGGCTCAGGCGCTCTTCGGCCTGCTGGCCCGGCGCACCGCGGCAGCTAGCGGGCAGTCGCCGGTCGATGACGGTGCGATTCGGGGGTTGTTGCGTCGCGCGCGCATCCGGATCGAGCTGGCCGGCGACGAAGACGACATCGACGATGCAATTGACATTCTGGCCCAGGCGCTGGACCGCGACCCGCATCACCCGGAAACGTATGATCTGCTGCGCCAGGCCGCTGCTCACAGCGGTATGCTGGCCATGAAAGTCCGCGATCTGCTGGATCGTTACGGGCTGGATATTGATCTAAGCCTGCCGGAACCACCGGTTGAACCGCCACTGCCGCCGCCAGTGAAACAGATCGAGGAACTACCGGTGGTCAAGCGCGGCGGTGAGCCGTCCGCTATGGCGTCGCCTGTGCCGGCTGCGTCTGGCGGCTCGGATGTCACGGCGCTGATTTCGCAGATGACACAGATTTACTACGCCGGTGATTACCAGCAGGCGGTGGAATACGCCAACCGGGTGCTTGAGTTGCAGCCGGATAACCCGACGGCGCTGGAATATCGCCAGAAGGCTGAGGACAACATCCTGCGCGGCATTGTGCCCGATCATCGTATTCCATTTGACGCGCGGGTGGCCTATAACCGCGCTAACTCGCTGGTGCGGGCCGGGAATTACGAAGAAGCCGAGCGGCTATACCGTGAGGCTCGCGATCTGGCGGAGGCCGCCGGGATTCCTTCCTGGAAGGATGCCGAGACAGCCCTGCTGGAGATTCAGGACCTGGCGCTCTCCCGTGAGCTGCAGAATGAAGGCGACCGCCTGATGGCAGCTGACGACTGGCCGGAGGCCATCCGCAAGTACGAGGGTTCGTTGCGTGTTGTGCCCAACGATCCGGTAGCTCAGGATCGGCTGGAGCGGGCGCGGTATGTAATGAGCCAGTATGAGCAGGCTCAAGCGCAGCTGGCAGGGATGTCCGGCTCGCTGGTGGAGCGGGCACAGACTTTGCAGCAGGTGATCGGCAAGCTGGCCATGCTGCGCCAGCAGTTGCCGGGGAGCACGCGGCTGGCTTCCCTGATGCAGGAAGCGAACAGCCGTCTGCTGGCGATCAAAGCGCAGCTGGGTGAGCAGGCGCGCGGCGCGCTGGGGCGCGCCGAGAGCACCATGGCGCTGGACGAACGGCTACGCATGACCAGCGAGGCGGTCAAAGCCTTGCAGGCAGCCTCCGAGCTTGATCCCAGCGACCAGTCCATCACCGCCCAGCTGCAGGAGGCGCGGCAGGATGAGGCCCGGATGCAGGAGGCGCGGACGTTGATCGAGCGTGCTGCCGCGCTGACCGCCCAGAATGTCGACGCCGAGCTTTCCCAGGCGCGTACGATGCTGGCCTCGCTAGGGCGTTTTTCGCAGGACTCGCGCTATCGGCAGGTGGTCAACGACCTGATGGAACGCTTCATCGATCGGGTTGAAGGCGCGATTATGCAGAACGACGTGGCCGCCGCTGAACGCTGGCTGGGCGTGCTCAAGGACGAGCCATTTCGCGTCCTGGGTCGCCGTACAGATCTGCTGCGGCTGGAAACGGCGGTGCGCAGTATGCGCCAGCGGCGTAGCCTGCGCACGGCCCTGGGTATCCTGGCCGGGGGGATCATCGGTATCATCCTGCTCCTGATCAGCCGTCCGGTGTGGGAGCCAACCGTCCAGGCGATTGTGAATCCGCCAACAGCCACGCCGACTTTCACACCCACGATGACCTTCACCCCCAGCGCTACGCCAACGCCGACAGTGACGCCATCACCGACTCTTACGCCGTCGCCCACGATCACGCCAAGCTGGACGGTCACGCCTTCGCTCACGCCGACCCATACCAATACTCCGACGCATACGTACACACCGACGATGACCTACACACCCTCGGACACGCCCACACCGTCCGATACCCCAACGATCACTCTGACGCCGTCGATCACCCTGACACCCAGCAATACCCCGCCGCCGCCAGTGTTGTGCCGCGTGTTTGTCCAGCGGGAGGGGGGCGTCAACATCCGCAGCCAGCCGAACCTGAACCGCAGCCGAATCATCACTGTAGCCCTGCAGGGGACAGCTATGAATGTCATCCAGCAAACGCGCGGTGATGATGACCGCGTCTGGTTCCTGGTGGATATCAATCTGGATGGCGCGCTGGTACAGGGCTGGGTGCTGCGCGAACTGGTTGTCGAACTGACCGAGTGCCCGCCCACGCTTTAG
- a CDS encoding glycosyltransferase family 9 protein: MPSPQPSRLLLLKPCCIGDVVFTTPLLAALRRAFPAAHITWAVGTHSAPVIENHPLLDAVLPTGPAANPARSPAGLLRLALQLRQGRFDLAVVPDRSPALALAVWLAGIRARAGLDSAGRGRFYSVKVPVDPRVVRHEAEIYLDIARALNLDTANCWANLPVSEEQVTALPHPLRTANGLVVVHVGGGKNPGMIMTEKRPPVALLATVAARAAAHLKTRIAILGGPEDRPRADELHAALPGMNLLSLVGVLSFAEIAALSRVTALAIGPDTGVLHLMAAAGAPTVMIFGPSDPRRYGPFVPPGRAAVAWKPYPLPEGGVAAGPPTDWSWERHGVSAQGVWEAAQTLLDRANNGNESA; the protein is encoded by the coding sequence ATGCCCTCTCCCCAACCTTCCCGCTTGTTGCTGCTCAAACCATGCTGCATCGGCGACGTGGTGTTCACCACGCCGCTACTGGCTGCCCTGCGCCGCGCCTTTCCTGCTGCGCATATCACCTGGGCGGTAGGCACCCATAGCGCACCCGTGATTGAGAATCACCCGCTGCTGGATGCTGTTCTGCCCACCGGCCCAGCCGCCAATCCTGCCCGCTCGCCTGCCGGCCTCCTTCGCCTGGCGCTCCAGCTCCGCCAGGGGCGGTTTGACCTGGCCGTGGTGCCCGACCGCTCTCCAGCTCTTGCACTGGCCGTCTGGCTGGCTGGCATCCGTGCCCGCGCCGGGCTGGACTCAGCCGGGCGTGGGCGATTCTACAGTGTCAAAGTCCCGGTCGATCCCCGCGTGGTCCGTCACGAAGCCGAGATCTATCTGGATATCGCCCGTGCCCTTAACCTCGATACGGCCAACTGCTGGGCTAATCTACCGGTCAGCGAGGAACAGGTAACCGCCCTGCCCCATCCTCTCCGCACTGCCAATGGTCTGGTGGTAGTCCATGTCGGCGGCGGCAAGAATCCTGGCATGATCATGACGGAGAAGCGCCCACCAGTAGCGTTACTGGCCACCGTCGCTGCCCGCGCCGCCGCCCACCTGAAGACCCGTATCGCCATCCTTGGTGGCCCCGAAGACCGCCCCCGCGCCGATGAATTGCACGCCGCCCTGCCCGGCATGAACCTGCTCTCGCTGGTCGGGGTGCTCAGCTTCGCCGAAATTGCGGCGCTCAGCCGGGTCACTGCCCTGGCCATCGGCCCGGATACCGGCGTACTGCATCTGATGGCTGCCGCTGGCGCGCCCACGGTGATGATCTTCGGGCCGTCCGATCCTCGTCGCTACGGGCCATTCGTGCCACCGGGGCGCGCCGCCGTTGCCTGGAAGCCCTATCCCCTGCCGGAAGGCGGGGTTGCCGCCGGGCCGCCCACAGACTGGTCATGGGAAAGGCACGGCGTCAGTGCACAGGGAGTCTGGGAAGCGGCCCAGACCCTGCTAGATCGTGCAAACAACGGAAATGAGTCTGCTTGA
- a CDS encoding methionine--tRNA ligase has protein sequence MPEYIHVSVAWPYANGDMHIGHLAGAYLPADIFARYHRLKGNHVLMVSGSDSHGTPISVEADKVGISPRELFEKYHRRFLTTQRDIGISYDLFTHTDTANHHRVAQDVFTILLERGYLFKQIQQQLYSETQNRFLPDRLVEGTCYVCGFTDARGDQCDNCGTLLDATRLINPRSKIDGSTPVVRETEHYFLDLPRFAEALQDYLNRAEKAGHWRDNVLNFSRNYVANLQPRAITRDLDWGIHVPLPGWESKRLYVWFEAVMGYLSASIEWATNRGTPDAWKDWWYNPKARMFYFIGKDNIPFHTVIWPAELLGIDGIYHDGSASINLPYDVPANEFMNIEGRQFSKSRNWAIWLPDILERYQADAIRYYVAMTFPESRDADFSWDGFVSRVNNELVAAWGNLVNRMLGFASKRFDGAVPAPGTLTEDDQTILAQSVAALTSVGDLLGAVKLRAALQEALRVVQEANVYLDRRQPWKLIKEDPQDTATVVYTILRVIDNLKIVLAPFLPFSAQQLHEMLGYSGRLFGEQRIVTYDEDGRSHEALIYDAAGATGRWEPSELPPGQRLGAITPLFVKLDESLIDEERARLGKPHNV, from the coding sequence ATGCCTGAGTACATTCACGTATCAGTCGCCTGGCCCTATGCCAACGGCGACATGCACATCGGCCATCTGGCGGGCGCTTATCTCCCGGCTGATATCTTCGCCCGTTACCACCGCCTCAAAGGCAACCACGTGCTGATGGTCAGCGGCTCAGACTCCCACGGGACCCCGATCTCGGTCGAGGCCGACAAAGTGGGCATCAGCCCGCGCGAGCTGTTCGAGAAGTATCACCGACGCTTCCTGACCACCCAGCGCGACATCGGCATCAGCTATGATCTCTTCACCCACACCGATACGGCCAACCACCACCGGGTAGCGCAGGATGTCTTTACGATCCTGCTGGAACGCGGGTATCTCTTTAAGCAGATCCAGCAGCAACTCTACAGTGAAACCCAGAACCGCTTCCTACCCGATCGCCTGGTGGAAGGCACCTGTTACGTCTGTGGCTTTACCGACGCCCGCGGCGACCAGTGTGACAATTGCGGCACCCTGCTTGATGCCACGCGCCTGATCAACCCGCGCAGCAAGATCGACGGCTCTACGCCGGTCGTGCGCGAGACTGAGCATTACTTTCTGGACCTACCGCGCTTTGCTGAAGCGCTGCAGGATTACCTGAACCGGGCAGAAAAAGCCGGTCACTGGCGCGACAACGTCCTCAATTTCAGCCGCAACTATGTCGCCAACCTGCAGCCGCGGGCCATCACTCGTGACCTGGACTGGGGCATTCATGTTCCCCTGCCGGGCTGGGAGAGCAAGCGGCTGTATGTGTGGTTCGAAGCTGTGATGGGCTACCTCTCAGCCAGCATCGAGTGGGCGACCAACCGGGGCACACCCGACGCCTGGAAGGATTGGTGGTACAACCCCAAGGCCCGGATGTTCTACTTCATCGGCAAGGACAACATCCCGTTCCACACCGTGATCTGGCCAGCGGAATTGCTGGGCATCGATGGGATTTACCACGACGGCAGCGCATCGATCAACCTGCCCTATGATGTCCCCGCCAATGAATTCATGAACATCGAAGGTCGCCAGTTCTCCAAGAGCCGCAACTGGGCAATCTGGTTGCCGGACATCCTGGAACGCTACCAGGCCGACGCTATCCGCTATTACGTCGCCATGACCTTCCCCGAAAGCCGCGACGCCGACTTTTCCTGGGATGGATTTGTCAGCCGCGTGAACAACGAACTGGTCGCCGCCTGGGGCAACCTGGTTAACCGGATGCTCGGCTTTGCCAGCAAGCGTTTCGACGGCGCAGTGCCTGCGCCGGGGACCCTGACCGAAGATGATCAGACTATCCTGGCCCAGAGCGTGGCCGCGCTAACCTCGGTCGGCGACCTGCTCGGCGCGGTCAAGCTGCGCGCCGCCCTGCAGGAAGCGCTGCGCGTCGTGCAGGAAGCCAATGTCTACCTCGATCGCCGCCAGCCCTGGAAGCTGATCAAGGAAGATCCCCAGGATACCGCCACCGTTGTCTACACCATCCTGCGCGTGATCGACAATCTCAAGATCGTCCTTGCGCCTTTCTTGCCGTTCAGTGCGCAGCAGTTGCACGAAATGCTCGGCTACTCCGGTCGGCTCTTTGGCGAGCAACGGATCGTCACCTATGATGAAGATGGCCGCAGTCACGAAGCCCTGATCTATGATGCGGCAGGCGCAACCGGCAGGTGGGAACCAAGCGAGTTGCCGCCCGGCCAGCGCCTGGGCGCGATCACACCGCTCTTCGTCAAGCTGGATGAATCCCTGATTGACGAAGAACGGGCCAGGCTGGGCAAGCCACATAACGTTTAG
- a CDS encoding proline dehydrogenase, with translation MLRSVLLYLSEAAWAKALITRFFVARRVARRFVAGETLAEAIQAVRKLNADGLVVTLDYLGESVQSAQDASEAADQYIHILDTIASNNLQATVSLKLTQLGLNISEELCLGNLRRIVEHARELDNHVTIDMESHHYTDATLRIFYEMHRAFGRAHVGTVIQAYLYRSEQDMAALKAEGAFVRLCKGAYKEPPDVAFPRKADVDANFLKLMHAFIDADGTTGAYLGVASHDQRIIDAMRAYAASNNIPRDRFEFQMLYGIRSDLQRKLAQEGYTMRVYVPFGTQWYPYFMRRLAERPANLWFFISNFFRS, from the coding sequence ATGCTACGTTCCGTCTTGCTGTACCTCTCTGAGGCCGCCTGGGCGAAGGCGTTGATCACCCGCTTCTTTGTCGCACGGCGGGTCGCTCGGCGTTTTGTCGCCGGGGAAACCCTGGCTGAAGCTATACAGGCGGTCAGGAAACTTAACGCTGACGGGTTGGTAGTCACCCTGGACTACCTGGGCGAATCCGTGCAGTCCGCCCAGGATGCCAGCGAGGCCGCTGACCAGTACATTCACATCCTGGATACGATCGCCTCCAACAACCTCCAGGCGACAGTCTCCCTCAAGCTCACCCAGCTGGGTCTGAACATCTCGGAGGAACTTTGCCTGGGTAACCTCCGGCGCATCGTCGAACATGCCAGAGAACTCGACAACCATGTCACGATCGACATGGAAAGCCATCATTACACCGACGCTACCCTGCGTATCTTCTACGAGATGCATCGTGCTTTCGGCAGGGCGCACGTCGGCACCGTGATCCAGGCTTACCTCTACCGCAGCGAACAGGATATGGCCGCCCTCAAGGCGGAGGGTGCATTTGTGCGGCTATGCAAGGGCGCCTATAAGGAACCGCCCGATGTGGCCTTCCCCCGCAAGGCCGATGTTGACGCCAACTTCCTCAAGCTCATGCATGCTTTCATCGACGCTGACGGCACCACCGGCGCTTACCTGGGTGTTGCATCTCATGACCAGCGGATCATCGACGCGATGCGTGCCTATGCCGCCAGTAACAACATCCCGCGCGACCGCTTCGAGTTCCAGATGCTTTATGGCATCCGCTCCGACCTGCAGCGCAAGCTGGCCCAGGAAGGGTATACCATGCGTGTCTATGTGCCCTTTGGCACCCAGTGGTATCCCTACTTCATGCGCCGGCTGGCGGAACGGCCCGCTAACCTGTGGTTCTTCATCAGCAACTTCTTCCGTTCCTGA
- a CDS encoding ECF transporter S component has product MMFKRETFSDPRTLALTGVMTAIIFILTRAVQIPTPISGYVHLGDAGVLFTGFAFGPVVGAIAGALGTALADLTSPYAQWAPFTLLIHGLMGLAAGMIVRGEGNFWRLILGCVVAGIILIVGYFVAGLILAGMQAALEIAPNLAQIVAGSIVSVPLYYAVRRAYPPLIWHNTRD; this is encoded by the coding sequence ATGATGTTTAAACGTGAGACTTTCAGCGATCCCCGTACGCTGGCCCTGACCGGTGTGATGACCGCGATCATCTTCATCCTGACCCGCGCGGTACAGATTCCGACGCCCATCAGCGGCTACGTCCATCTTGGCGACGCTGGCGTGTTGTTCACCGGTTTCGCCTTCGGTCCGGTCGTTGGCGCGATCGCCGGGGCGCTGGGCACTGCCCTGGCCGATTTGACTTCACCGTATGCCCAGTGGGCGCCTTTCACCCTGCTCATCCATGGGCTGATGGGCCTGGCCGCCGGCATGATCGTGCGCGGCGAAGGAAATTTCTGGCGGCTGATTCTGGGTTGCGTGGTTGCCGGGATAATCCTGATTGTGGGCTACTTTGTCGCCGGGCTGATCCTGGCAGGGATGCAGGCTGCCCTGGAAATCGCCCCTAACCTTGCCCAGATCGTCGCCGGTTCGATTGTCAGCGTGCCGCTCTACTACGCCGTGCGCCGCGCCTACCCGCCGCTGATCTGGCACAACACCAGGGACTAG
- a CDS encoding dual specificity protein phosphatase family protein, with protein sequence MYQQAAESSLVRNALRKLTFAVLVPVWRVARQGPRNTLIWAFVRLRLALTGVSTERYARITPTLYVDGQIGREGWRRLQAAGVTAIVNMRREHDDRAAGIPVPPENYLHLPTEDDTPVSLEDLRRGADWIADQIAQGGAVYVHCAAGSGRAPSMGAAYLIAHMGMTTDQALATIKARRPFIMPKPAQVERLREFEAWVRPADRARENPAE encoded by the coding sequence ATGTATCAGCAAGCTGCTGAATCATCGCTGGTTCGCAATGCGCTACGCAAACTCACATTTGCTGTGCTGGTACCGGTCTGGCGTGTTGCCCGGCAAGGGCCGCGCAACACGCTGATCTGGGCATTTGTGCGCCTGCGGCTGGCCCTGACCGGCGTTTCCACCGAACGCTATGCCCGGATCACTCCCACCCTGTATGTCGATGGGCAAATTGGCCGCGAGGGCTGGCGGCGGTTGCAGGCCGCCGGAGTGACGGCGATTGTTAACATGCGCCGCGAACACGACGACCGGGCGGCGGGCATCCCTGTGCCGCCGGAGAACTACCTGCATCTGCCGACCGAGGACGATACCCCCGTTTCCCTGGAAGACCTGCGGCGCGGGGCGGACTGGATCGCCGATCAGATTGCACAGGGTGGGGCGGTGTACGTCCACTGCGCAGCTGGTTCGGGGCGCGCGCCCAGCATGGGCGCGGCCTATCTGATTGCACACATGGGCATGACCACCGATCAGGCCCTGGCAACGATCAAAGCCCGGCGTCCGTTTATCATGCCCAAACCGGCGCAGGTTGAGCGCCTGCGCGAATTCGAGGCGTGGGTGCGTCCGGCTGACCGCGCCCGGGAGAACCCTGCCGAGTAG